Proteins from a genomic interval of Verrucomicrobiota bacterium:
- the rapA gene encoding RNA polymerase-associated protein RapA, with the protein MKPKYNLSFAFDNHDISRDREHAFRERVAVCFVRGMVSCPYEMKTFAQGQRWMSEAEPELGLGMILEMEHRTVKILFPSTGEIRMYAKEQAPIKRVLFQAGDKIESHEGAAFVIQGTEEKEGLMYYYGDEQQVLPEMQIADSMNLGTADRRLLDGRVDESSLFDLRLKALELQSNIHQHPAHGYIGARMDLIPHQLYIAQEVASRFAPRVLLADEVGLGKTIEACLILHRLFVRGRSGRVLILVPEPLIHQWFVELLRRFNLSFSIFNEERCQSMQAIDSEANPFADEHLILTSLSLFKENPKRLQEALAVDWGLTIVDEVHHLKWSKKESSLEYRAVEAFAKKSTGLLLLTGTPEQFGAEGHFARLRLLDPIRFHSYERFQEESNSYQQTAEVVDRLILKEPLKAQDEKILGKLFGQSPQALTNLKALVEQPDLDASRDHLISDLLDCHGTGRVVFRNTRSAIAGFPKRKILPAALTFPKTDIAVVERVKSELAYEVEGNDWKQEPLAKDPRIDWLLRLIKKYSPKKILLICRYKERAEAIYEAVMDKLNLKMTVFHEDQTIIQRDRNAAWFAEPEGAQLLLCSEIGSEGRNFQFAHHLVLFDLPLDPELLEQRIGRLDRIGQKETIQIHVPYFKHSGAETVFQWLHQGLEIFTAPSQGGELFMEKFGQQLKGLILGDYDQKKLDALIEETQAFRKELLAKLEKGRDRLLERHSFQPEKAKKLISDIEQFDQSTALDQFLLKALDHFGVHIEEMGEDRGKRIWLLKRGQLVTDQITFIPEEGKLVTLDRTTALSRDDVEFLTWDHPIANSIMDLLLCSEAGNAAFAELESDDLEPGLYTEMIFILEGSCPPQFDIKRFLPRTSLHIAYNQSGTQLPQDSLTVLRKTKKTDAPKHLLAAGGEALQGLLKDAKDNAQEWVEDLSEYKRKEALKLMKEVLTHEKERLMMLKQRNGLVSEKELKLLEEEEKALLEAISKSQVRLDAIRLIRVV; encoded by the coding sequence TTGAAGCCTAAGTATAACCTCAGCTTTGCCTTTGACAACCATGATATCTCTAGGGATCGAGAGCATGCTTTTCGTGAAAGAGTTGCAGTGTGCTTCGTAAGGGGTATGGTCTCATGCCCTTACGAGATGAAAACATTTGCCCAAGGCCAGAGATGGATGAGTGAAGCCGAGCCTGAACTAGGGCTCGGTATGATTTTAGAAATGGAACATCGCACCGTGAAGATTTTATTTCCTTCTACGGGTGAAATAAGAATGTATGCCAAGGAGCAGGCACCCATCAAGCGCGTGCTCTTCCAAGCTGGCGACAAAATCGAGAGCCACGAAGGAGCTGCTTTTGTCATCCAAGGCACGGAAGAAAAAGAAGGGTTGATGTATTACTACGGAGATGAACAGCAAGTGCTCCCTGAAATGCAAATAGCCGATAGCATGAACCTTGGCACAGCCGACAGGAGATTGCTTGATGGCAGAGTTGATGAGTCTTCTTTATTTGACCTGCGACTCAAGGCCCTAGAGCTGCAGAGCAACATCCATCAACATCCAGCTCATGGCTATATAGGCGCGCGCATGGATCTCATTCCACATCAGCTCTACATAGCCCAAGAAGTAGCCTCACGTTTTGCTCCCCGCGTGCTCCTGGCGGATGAAGTAGGGCTTGGAAAAACCATCGAAGCATGCCTGATTTTACATAGACTCTTTGTTCGGGGGCGCTCTGGACGCGTGTTGATTCTCGTTCCAGAACCGCTTATTCATCAGTGGTTTGTTGAGCTACTGCGACGTTTCAATCTATCTTTCTCAATCTTTAATGAGGAACGCTGCCAGAGCATGCAAGCTATAGACTCAGAGGCAAATCCCTTTGCCGATGAGCATCTCATTCTAACAAGCTTGAGCTTATTTAAAGAAAACCCTAAGCGCCTGCAGGAAGCACTAGCGGTAGATTGGGGCTTGACCATCGTGGATGAAGTGCATCACCTGAAGTGGTCTAAAAAAGAATCTAGCTTGGAATATCGTGCCGTGGAGGCTTTTGCCAAAAAGTCAACAGGCCTTTTACTACTTACCGGCACACCGGAACAATTTGGAGCGGAAGGGCACTTTGCGAGGCTTCGCTTACTAGATCCTATTCGCTTTCACAGCTATGAACGGTTTCAAGAAGAGTCCAATTCCTACCAGCAAACGGCTGAAGTAGTAGATAGGCTCATTTTAAAAGAGCCGCTTAAAGCGCAAGATGAGAAAATTCTCGGAAAGCTTTTCGGCCAAAGCCCCCAAGCACTCACTAATTTGAAAGCTTTGGTAGAGCAGCCGGACCTAGATGCATCAAGGGACCATCTGATTTCAGACCTCCTAGACTGCCACGGAACGGGAAGAGTAGTCTTTAGAAACACACGATCGGCTATCGCAGGCTTTCCCAAGCGCAAGATATTACCCGCAGCTCTCACTTTTCCGAAGACGGATATAGCTGTAGTGGAAAGAGTAAAGAGCGAGTTAGCTTACGAAGTGGAAGGAAACGATTGGAAGCAAGAGCCGTTAGCTAAAGACCCAAGAATTGACTGGCTGCTTCGACTAATCAAAAAGTATAGTCCTAAAAAAATTCTACTCATCTGTCGCTATAAAGAGAGAGCAGAAGCAATTTATGAAGCCGTCATGGACAAGTTAAATTTGAAAATGACCGTTTTTCATGAGGATCAAACCATCATCCAGCGTGATCGCAACGCCGCGTGGTTTGCGGAGCCTGAAGGTGCTCAACTCCTCCTATGTTCAGAAATAGGCAGTGAGGGAAGAAACTTTCAATTTGCGCATCACCTCGTCCTCTTTGACTTACCCTTAGATCCCGAGCTATTGGAGCAACGCATTGGTCGATTAGATAGAATCGGCCAAAAAGAAACCATCCAGATTCATGTGCCTTACTTTAAACACAGTGGAGCAGAGACAGTATTCCAATGGTTGCATCAGGGGTTAGAAATTTTTACTGCTCCTTCTCAAGGGGGAGAACTTTTCATGGAAAAATTTGGGCAACAGTTAAAGGGCCTCATTTTAGGTGATTATGATCAGAAGAAGCTCGACGCATTAATCGAGGAAACGCAAGCCTTTAGGAAAGAGCTTTTAGCAAAATTAGAAAAGGGAAGAGATCGTTTGCTAGAAAGGCATTCTTTCCAACCCGAAAAAGCCAAGAAACTTATCTCGGATATTGAGCAATTCGATCAGTCAACTGCACTGGATCAGTTCCTATTGAAAGCGCTTGATCACTTTGGTGTGCATATTGAAGAGATGGGAGAGGACCGTGGCAAAAGAATATGGCTACTCAAACGTGGGCAACTCGTCACGGATCAAATTACTTTTATCCCTGAAGAAGGCAAGCTAGTCACGCTAGACCGCACTACGGCACTCTCCCGTGATGATGTAGAATTCCTAACTTGGGATCATCCCATAGCAAACTCAATCATGGACTTGTTGTTGTGCTCCGAGGCAGGCAACGCTGCTTTTGCCGAACTCGAGAGTGATGATTTAGAGCCTGGATTGTACACGGAAATGATTTTTATTCTGGAAGGTTCCTGCCCGCCACAATTTGATATTAAAAGATTCCTTCCGCGAACCTCTCTGCATATAGCCTATAACCAAAGCGGCACACAACTTCCGCAGGATTCATTGACTGTCTTGCGTAAAACTAAAAAAACAGACGCCCCCAAGCATTTGCTAGCTGCTGGGGGAGAAGCGCTCCAAGGACTCTTAAAAGACGCCAAAGATAACGCACAAGAGTGGGTAGAAGATCTATCGGAATATAAAAGGAAAGAGGCCCTCAAGCTCATGAAAGAAGTGCTTACTCATGAGAAAGAACGCCTTATGATGTTGAAACAACGCAACGGACTAGTCAGCGAAAAAGAACTCAAGCTTTTGGAAGAAGAAGAAAAAGCTTTGCTCGAGGCTATTTCAAAAAGCCAGGTAAGGTTAGATGCTATTAGGTTGATAAGGGTAGTGTAG
- the floA gene encoding flotillin-like protein FloA (flotillin-like protein involved in membrane lipid rafts) has translation MPIVVTIVIAVILLVIFIVILNFIGLWIRALTSGAPVSFFSLVAMRLRGIPGALIVNSRITAVRAGLEISTTQLETHFLAGGDVNEVVKALIAAQKAKIVLDYDQCCAIDLATKGTGKSVYEAVRTSINPKVIDCPNPASGKTTIDAVAKDGIGVRVRARVTVRTNLDRFVGGATEETIVARVGEGIVTTVGSANSYKDVLENPDTISKNVLSRALDAGTAFEILSIDIADVDVGENIGARLQADQAEADKRVAQAKAEVRRAAAVAVEQEMTARVEEMRAKVVEAEAQVPMAMAEAFRSGNLGILDYMKFRNIDADTQMRGAIAKDSGDQPGSTS, from the coding sequence ATGCCTATAGTCGTTACCATTGTTATAGCAGTCATTCTGCTCGTCATATTCATTGTCATCCTAAACTTTATTGGTTTATGGATTCGTGCATTAACTTCAGGTGCACCAGTAAGTTTTTTCAGCCTAGTAGCTATGCGGCTTCGCGGCATTCCCGGTGCTCTGATTGTGAACTCGCGTATTACAGCAGTTCGAGCGGGATTAGAAATATCCACTACGCAGCTAGAAACACATTTTCTTGCCGGTGGTGATGTTAATGAGGTAGTCAAGGCTCTCATCGCTGCCCAGAAGGCTAAGATTGTTCTGGATTATGACCAATGCTGTGCCATTGACCTTGCGACTAAAGGAACGGGTAAAAGTGTTTATGAAGCAGTTCGAACCTCTATCAATCCTAAGGTGATTGACTGTCCGAACCCTGCATCAGGTAAGACAACCATAGATGCCGTAGCAAAAGATGGTATTGGTGTTCGAGTCCGTGCTCGAGTTACGGTGCGAACTAATCTCGACCGTTTCGTAGGTGGTGCGACTGAGGAGACCATTGTTGCTCGTGTGGGTGAGGGGATTGTCACAACAGTCGGTTCAGCCAATTCCTATAAAGATGTTTTAGAAAATCCTGATACGATTTCAAAGAATGTGCTTAGTCGGGCTCTCGATGCAGGAACGGCATTTGAAATTCTCTCCATTGATATTGCAGATGTAGATGTAGGCGAAAATATTGGTGCTCGTCTACAAGCTGACCAAGCAGAAGCTGACAAACGTGTTGCACAAGCTAAAGCAGAGGTTCGCCGTGCAGCCGCGGTAGCGGTTGAACAGGAAATGACCGCCCGTGTAGAAGAGATGCGAGCAAAGGTAGTGGAAGCCGAAGCCCAAGTGCCTATGGCCATGGCCGAAGCATTCCGCAGTGGAAATCTTGGTATCCTAGACTACATGAAGTTTCGCAACATAGATGCAGACACACAAATGCGTGGTGCGATTGCTAAGGACTCCGGAGATCAGCCAGGTAGCACAAGTTAA
- a CDS encoding hydantoinase B/oxoprolinase family protein: MTTPNTWSIFVDTGGTFTDCLGQDVNGEWHRAKVLSDSTLRGSVERVLSKERLIVSNCEHYPASVLVGMSFWIQNEDGDKGQAKVVSYNASSNTLTLDHALANVTSGSLFSLSTHEEAPVLGIRILTNTPVDQSFPPMDLRLATTKATNALLEHKVAPTVLFITKGFADLLILGTQQREHLFKLSNQNVQALYTDVIEVPERLNSNGQIHQVIDVEAIEQFAKKALDKGINHAAISFLHSYLNPEHEKTCARFLKELGFDTVVTSSELSQKRHFLERTETCVIDAVLSPIMNEYLDNIIQVLSDVNLLIMASSGGLVKKQSFHPKDSLLSGPAGGVVAARAIGKQCLEEKMIAFDMGGTSTDVTRIDSHTYLKSQLKINNHRLVAPVQPIETIAAGGGSICYFKNQKIHVGPESASAKPGPACYGYGGPLTVTDVNLLLGRLYPPLLRFPMSLKSAKEQFNKFKEVLVESTGTLPEDDETLSGLVSLANEHMAGAIRSVSVREGYDPADYALLVFGGAGGQHACSVAQKLGIQKILVPKDAGLLSAIGLESARVERIETMHTYELLDKLLPTLDAKKQELIDRGRAKLSREGMEEHQIMVQSAICNLRLEGQESTLPVAVTDSFAELPRHFSDIYQNTFGYEPRLDPLELVSLEVTLCSIPIKQRQENFDIAETNHFEPVAYTEVCFDSGRQPAPIYNRQQILSGEKLSGPAIIVDAFSTLLVEPGWHATSGSEGTLKLEAYDTDKFHMPDQNEIIMLEIVSERLGHLVEEMGLQLRRTATSTNIKERLDFSCALLDSMGYLIVNAPHVPVHLGALGICMRRVLEEVIFKPGDMIITNHPGYGGSHLPDVTVISPIFGSHNKLLGFLANRAHHAEIGGLHPGSLSPEARCLQEEGVMIPPVYLFQEGVSKLDDLEKLLRDAPHPSRAVEDNLADINAQIAANRRGLKSMNELLEQFGESVLLKHMDQLLQRADRALRECLRNIPDRVYEDSRILVDDLKLQIKIKKEAETIHFDFTGSSPPHSGNLNATSAIVQSTIIYFLRLLVQENIPLNEGLLRATQLILPCSFLSPDFSADAVPAVSAGNVEVSQQLINCLLTAMKFSAASQGTMNNLTFGNNQFSYYETIGGGAGGSHQGPGAHGLQTHMTNTAITDPEILESRFPIRLEQYALRTHSGGSGKFPGGEGVIRHFTFLEPLAVSILSHDRDLAPKGIGGSDGKKGAQILITKSGSVSQLPSFAFRQVNAHDQLVIKTPGGGGYGI, from the coding sequence ATGACGACACCCAACACATGGTCTATCTTTGTTGATACAGGCGGAACATTCACTGACTGTCTTGGACAGGATGTAAATGGGGAATGGCACCGTGCAAAGGTGCTGTCCGATAGTACTTTAAGGGGATCTGTCGAGCGTGTTCTTTCGAAAGAAAGGTTAATCGTAAGCAACTGTGAACATTATCCGGCTTCTGTCCTAGTCGGTATGAGCTTCTGGATTCAAAATGAAGATGGTGATAAAGGCCAGGCAAAAGTTGTTTCTTATAACGCTTCATCCAACACACTCACTTTAGATCACGCTTTGGCAAATGTGACTTCGGGAAGTCTTTTTTCCTTAAGCACACATGAAGAAGCACCTGTCTTAGGTATACGTATTCTCACGAATACTCCCGTTGACCAATCATTCCCTCCAATGGATCTTCGCTTAGCTACAACCAAAGCAACCAACGCATTGCTTGAACACAAGGTTGCTCCAACCGTGCTCTTTATAACCAAGGGTTTTGCTGATCTTCTTATACTAGGAACACAACAAAGGGAGCATCTCTTTAAGTTAAGTAACCAAAACGTACAAGCCCTTTATACAGATGTCATAGAAGTCCCTGAGCGACTTAATTCCAATGGCCAGATTCATCAGGTCATAGATGTTGAAGCCATTGAGCAATTCGCTAAAAAAGCGCTTGATAAGGGCATTAACCATGCAGCCATTTCATTCTTACACAGTTATCTAAATCCTGAACATGAAAAAACCTGCGCGCGTTTTCTAAAAGAACTCGGGTTTGATACCGTGGTAACTTCCTCTGAGCTTTCACAGAAGAGACATTTTCTTGAGAGAACAGAGACTTGTGTGATTGATGCCGTTCTCTCACCTATTATGAACGAGTATTTAGATAACATTATCCAGGTTCTAAGTGATGTTAACTTGCTCATCATGGCGAGTTCAGGTGGATTGGTGAAAAAACAGTCATTTCACCCCAAAGATAGCTTACTAAGTGGGCCTGCTGGAGGTGTTGTCGCTGCTCGTGCAATAGGAAAGCAGTGTCTGGAAGAAAAAATGATCGCTTTCGACATGGGAGGCACTAGCACGGATGTCACACGCATTGACTCCCATACCTATCTTAAGTCGCAATTAAAAATTAATAACCATCGTTTGGTGGCACCTGTTCAACCTATTGAGACAATAGCGGCCGGTGGTGGCTCAATATGTTATTTTAAAAATCAAAAAATCCATGTAGGTCCAGAAAGTGCCTCTGCCAAACCTGGTCCTGCTTGTTATGGATATGGTGGTCCTTTAACGGTCACAGATGTCAATTTGCTCTTAGGCCGCCTTTATCCACCATTACTTCGTTTCCCCATGTCTCTTAAATCTGCTAAAGAGCAGTTCAATAAATTCAAAGAAGTACTTGTAGAAAGCACGGGGACGCTTCCCGAGGATGACGAAACTTTGTCAGGCTTAGTAAGTCTTGCGAATGAGCACATGGCAGGAGCGATTCGCTCTGTTTCCGTTCGAGAAGGTTATGATCCCGCTGATTATGCTTTGCTCGTTTTTGGTGGCGCCGGTGGTCAGCACGCCTGCAGTGTAGCTCAGAAATTAGGCATTCAAAAGATACTCGTCCCCAAGGATGCCGGGCTGCTCAGTGCCATAGGACTAGAAAGCGCTAGGGTAGAGCGTATAGAAACAATGCATACCTATGAGCTACTAGACAAGCTTCTACCTACACTAGATGCGAAGAAACAGGAGCTGATTGATAGAGGTAGAGCAAAGTTGTCCCGAGAAGGCATGGAGGAACATCAGATAATGGTTCAAAGCGCTATTTGTAACCTGAGGCTCGAAGGGCAGGAGTCCACATTGCCTGTAGCTGTCACAGACAGCTTTGCTGAACTTCCAAGACATTTCTCTGATATATATCAAAATACTTTTGGCTATGAACCACGACTTGATCCATTGGAACTGGTATCACTAGAAGTGACCTTGTGTTCTATTCCCATAAAGCAAAGACAGGAAAATTTTGATATAGCTGAGACCAATCATTTTGAACCTGTTGCCTACACAGAAGTATGCTTTGATTCAGGTCGACAACCCGCACCTATCTACAACCGCCAACAAATCCTTTCAGGTGAAAAACTTTCAGGTCCGGCCATCATTGTGGATGCGTTTAGCACACTTTTGGTAGAGCCTGGTTGGCACGCCACTTCTGGTTCAGAAGGAACCCTCAAGCTCGAAGCATATGATACTGATAAATTCCACATGCCAGACCAAAACGAAATAATCATGCTAGAGATTGTTTCAGAGAGATTAGGTCATCTAGTGGAAGAAATGGGGCTCCAACTTCGTCGCACAGCGACATCCACGAATATCAAAGAGCGTTTGGATTTTTCGTGTGCACTTCTTGATTCTATGGGTTATTTGATCGTTAATGCTCCTCATGTCCCCGTGCATCTCGGGGCGCTTGGGATTTGCATGCGGCGAGTTTTAGAGGAGGTGATTTTTAAACCTGGAGATATGATCATTACGAATCACCCGGGCTACGGGGGATCTCACTTGCCAGACGTTACCGTGATTTCTCCAATCTTTGGTAGTCATAACAAGTTGTTGGGATTTTTGGCAAACCGCGCACATCATGCAGAGATAGGAGGCCTTCATCCTGGATCACTTTCCCCGGAAGCGCGGTGCTTACAAGAAGAGGGTGTGATGATTCCTCCAGTCTATTTATTTCAAGAGGGTGTTTCAAAACTAGATGATTTAGAGAAATTGCTCCGTGATGCCCCCCATCCCAGTCGGGCTGTAGAAGATAATCTAGCTGACATCAATGCGCAGATTGCCGCAAATCGAAGAGGTCTGAAGTCGATGAATGAGTTATTAGAACAGTTTGGAGAAAGTGTTCTCCTTAAACATATGGATCAATTGCTCCAGCGCGCTGATCGAGCATTACGTGAATGCCTAAGGAATATTCCCGACAGAGTCTATGAGGACTCAAGGATCTTAGTAGATGATTTAAAACTACAGATCAAAATCAAGAAAGAGGCTGAGACCATTCATTTTGATTTTACTGGCTCGAGCCCTCCGCATTCAGGCAATTTAAATGCTACCTCCGCCATTGTTCAGAGCACTATCATCTATTTTCTTCGCCTGCTCGTTCAGGAAAATATTCCTTTGAATGAAGGATTATTGCGAGCAACCCAATTGATTCTGCCTTGCTCATTTCTCAGCCCTGATTTTTCTGCCGACGCAGTGCCTGCAGTCAGCGCCGGTAATGTGGAAGTCAGTCAACAGCTTATAAACTGTCTGCTCACCGCTATGAAATTCTCAGCCGCTAGTCAAGGCACTATGAACAACCTAACGTTTGGCAATAACCAGTTTAGTTATTATGAAACGATTGGTGGTGGAGCTGGTGGAAGTCATCAAGGACCAGGCGCACATGGCTTACAAACTCATATGACCAATACGGCCATTACTGACCCAGAAATCCTAGAGTCACGTTTCCCCATTCGTTTAGAGCAATACGCTCTTAGAACCCATTCGGGCGGTTCTGGAAAATTTCCTGGAGGGGAGGGTGTCATTCGCCATTTTACCTTCTTAGAACCTTTAGCTGTTTCCATTTTATCCCACGACCGTGATCTGGCTCCAAAAGGCATAGGAGGGAGTGACGGAAAAAAGGGTGCACAGATCTTGATAACAAAAAGCGGTTCCGTTAGTCAATTGCCCTCATTTGCTTTCCGCCAAGTCAACGCGCATGACCAACTGGTCATTAAAACCCCTGGTGGTGGTGGCTACGGAATATAA
- a CDS encoding ABC transporter substrate-binding protein, translated as MEIKKIHDKLPIKMKLFNHTFLAALALIIMTVTLHAEDKKLVVGHDLWIGYSGAFVADAKGFFKEAGLDVEFKQFPGPGDTLPALISGKLDIGLTTLHNLALASLGQKKPLTSIYLLDTSNGADAIVAKESIKSVKDLKGKKVAATDGEINHMMLIAALDKHGMTQDDIEFVNMNADDAGGAFVAGKLDAAVTWEPWVTKAKSAGGNVIFTSADIPDTILDSVAVTPEVMKSKKAELEAFLAAIDKGVAYLRKNEKESAEIIGKVLDTPAPDIINMLATDKIYDMKENKELHASGKAKASLDKVTSFLINKKLIKDAEGAEALLTDSFVK; from the coding sequence ATGGAAATTAAAAAAATACACGATAAATTGCCTATAAAAATGAAACTATTCAATCATACCTTTCTAGCTGCATTAGCCTTAATCATCATGACAGTCACTTTGCATGCTGAAGACAAAAAACTAGTCGTAGGACATGACCTTTGGATAGGTTATTCAGGCGCTTTTGTGGCTGATGCCAAAGGTTTTTTCAAAGAGGCTGGTCTAGATGTTGAATTTAAGCAATTCCCAGGCCCGGGGGATACATTGCCCGCGCTTATTTCGGGCAAGTTGGATATTGGACTTACAACATTGCATAACCTAGCTTTAGCCAGTCTTGGTCAAAAAAAGCCCCTCACCTCAATCTATTTATTAGACACTTCAAACGGTGCTGACGCTATTGTCGCAAAGGAAAGTATTAAGTCCGTCAAGGACTTAAAAGGTAAAAAAGTGGCTGCCACTGATGGAGAGATTAATCATATGATGCTTATCGCTGCACTAGATAAACACGGTATGACTCAGGACGATATTGAGTTCGTTAATATGAATGCAGATGATGCAGGTGGAGCTTTTGTTGCTGGGAAACTCGATGCTGCCGTCACATGGGAACCTTGGGTAACTAAAGCAAAATCTGCAGGAGGAAATGTCATTTTCACAAGTGCAGATATTCCTGACACTATTTTAGATTCCGTAGCAGTGACTCCTGAGGTTATGAAGAGCAAAAAAGCCGAGCTGGAGGCCTTTCTAGCTGCCATAGATAAGGGTGTTGCTTATCTAAGAAAAAACGAAAAGGAATCCGCAGAGATTATTGGCAAAGTCTTAGATACCCCCGCGCCTGACATTATTAATATGTTAGCGACAGATAAGATCTATGATATGAAAGAAAACAAAGAGCTGCATGCCTCAGGTAAAGCAAAGGCCTCGCTCGATAAAGTAACCTCCTTCTTAATCAACAAAAAATTAATTAAAGATGCAGAAGGTGCAGAAGCACTATTGACTGATAGCTTTGTTAAGTAA
- a CDS encoding nucleoside deaminase, which yields MNEEVWMKEALNEAQKGLICGEPPFGCLVVSPAGDIVVRSHDRVISDGDMSSHAETIAVRETCRIEGTCQLAGYQLVTTVEPCAMCFTTAWLNGITRIVYGATMQEIYEMTGGQQREMPIPVEEMNKRSGNTVELVSGIRREECIGIFQAYQFPPSLK from the coding sequence ATGAATGAAGAGGTGTGGATGAAAGAAGCGTTAAATGAGGCCCAAAAGGGCCTCATTTGCGGAGAACCACCCTTTGGGTGTTTGGTGGTTTCTCCCGCAGGAGACATTGTGGTACGTAGCCATGATAGAGTTATTTCCGACGGAGACATGTCAAGTCATGCAGAGACTATAGCGGTTCGAGAAACCTGTCGTATCGAAGGCACTTGCCAATTAGCTGGCTATCAGCTCGTCACAACGGTAGAGCCTTGTGCCATGTGCTTCACAACCGCCTGGCTAAACGGAATCACACGTATTGTCTATGGGGCAACCATGCAGGAGATCTATGAAATGACAGGTGGACAGCAGCGTGAGATGCCAATTCCTGTTGAGGAGATGAACAAAAGAAGCGGAAATACCGTTGAACTAGTCAGCGGGATACGACGCGAAGAATGTATCGGCATCTTTCAAGCTTATCAATTTCCTCCAAGCTTGAAGTGA
- a CDS encoding isochorismatase family cysteine hydrolase — MDRKLPLLHAPVLLMIDFQKDFCGQGGYADQHGGVDWVQEILPAAVELITMARQVDIPIIHTREGYAPDLSDCHPAKLARSQRGGCEIGSQGPLGRLLIRDEPGHDHIEALYPSSGELVIDKAGYCAFRNTDLLTQLQALRVKEILMAGVTADVCVHTTLRSATENGFICYYIQDAISTFDRTIRTVCEQMVEVEGGIWGHLATVAEIGALLMSYRHFKLGGN; from the coding sequence ATGGACCGCAAGCTGCCACTCCTCCATGCTCCCGTTCTCTTGATGATCGATTTTCAAAAAGATTTTTGCGGACAAGGAGGATACGCTGATCAACATGGTGGCGTGGACTGGGTTCAAGAAATCCTTCCTGCAGCAGTTGAGCTTATCACCATGGCTCGCCAAGTCGACATTCCTATTATTCATACCCGTGAGGGCTATGCTCCTGACCTTTCCGACTGCCATCCGGCAAAGCTGGCTAGAAGCCAGCGCGGTGGTTGCGAAATCGGTAGCCAAGGACCATTGGGGCGCCTGTTGATTCGTGACGAGCCAGGGCACGATCATATTGAAGCACTTTACCCGAGTAGCGGCGAGCTGGTTATCGATAAAGCTGGTTATTGTGCATTTAGAAATACAGATTTGCTGACGCAGCTTCAGGCTCTCAGAGTTAAAGAAATTCTGATGGCCGGAGTCACAGCAGATGTCTGTGTCCACACTACGTTGCGCAGTGCGACAGAGAATGGCTTTATTTGCTACTACATTCAGGATGCCATTTCTACATTTGACCGAACAATCCGCACCGTCTGTGAACAGATGGTGGAAGTGGAAGGCGGTATCTGGGGTCATCTGGCAACTGTCGCTGAGATTGGAGCCTTATTAATGTCGTATCGTCACTTCAAGCTTGGAGGAAATTGA
- a CDS encoding ABC transporter permease — MKVKPKHDRLLEWWHSIWTLRRDIPWQLSLLLTCLSFFLVFLWYIWKSESAVGNVSQSTFFPTISEILEGVVTIFTDEDRKVWIDMGVSIRRVFTGFLLAAVIAIPAGIYMGAYRIWEALLQPMVEFIRYFPVPALIPLLVAAYGVDEESKVILIFIGTFFQLILMVSDEVRRVSQELVKVAYTMGANSMEVLFKVLLPSALPGVFDALRLCHGWAWTYVVVAEMIATNEGLGIRIMKFARFVQMPKVICYLLILGIIGLALDLLFRYLNQKLFHWAKS; from the coding sequence ATGAAAGTCAAACCAAAACATGACCGTTTATTAGAATGGTGGCACTCCATTTGGACGTTGCGACGGGATATACCTTGGCAACTATCCCTTCTGCTAACCTGTCTCTCCTTCTTCTTAGTCTTTCTTTGGTATATTTGGAAAAGTGAGTCGGCAGTAGGAAACGTCTCGCAGTCCACCTTCTTTCCAACAATTTCTGAAATCCTAGAGGGCGTGGTCACCATTTTTACAGATGAGGATAGGAAAGTATGGATAGATATGGGAGTGAGTATTAGACGTGTCTTTACAGGATTTCTTTTGGCGGCAGTTATTGCGATTCCAGCAGGGATCTACATGGGGGCATATCGCATTTGGGAGGCCCTTCTTCAGCCTATGGTAGAATTCATACGTTATTTTCCAGTTCCCGCTCTTATCCCCTTGCTAGTCGCTGCGTACGGGGTGGACGAAGAATCGAAAGTTATTCTTATTTTTATTGGGACATTTTTTCAGCTGATTCTTATGGTGAGTGATGAAGTTCGTCGTGTCTCTCAAGAGCTCGTTAAAGTTGCTTACACCATGGGGGCTAATTCTATGGAAGTGCTTTTTAAAGTCTTATTGCCATCCGCTCTGCCCGGGGTTTTCGATGCGTTGCGTCTCTGTCATGGTTGGGCCTGGACTTATGTGGTCGTTGCGGAAATGATCGCTACGAATGAGGGCCTGGGTATTCGCATTATGAAATTTGCTCGATTCGTGCAGATGCCCAAAGTGATTTGCTATCTATTGATTCTTGGCATCATTGGGCTAGCCTTGGATCTTCTTTTCCGTTATCTCAATCAAAAGCTATTTCACTGGGCTAAGTCATGA